A section of the Diabrotica virgifera virgifera chromosome 8, PGI_DIABVI_V3a genome encodes:
- the LOC114331041 gene encoding 40S ribosomal protein S10b, giving the protein MLMPKKNRVCIYEYLFKEGVMVAKKDYHAPKHPELETIPNLQVIKALQSLKSKGYVKEQFAWRHYYWYLTNSGIEYLRTFLHLPGEIVPSTLKRPARTETTRPRPAALRSETSKPSEDRAGYRRTPGGPGADKKADVGPGTGDVEFRQGFGRGRAPQ; this is encoded by the exons ATGTTGATGCCAAAAAAGAATAGAGTATGTATTTACGAATACCTCTTCAAAGAGGGAGTCATGGTAGCTAAAAAAGATTACCATGCCCCAAAACACCCCGAACTAGAAACTATCCCTAACCTTCAAGTAATTAAGGCTTTACAATCACTTAAATCAAAAGGTTACGTAAAGGAACAATTCGCCTGGAGGCATTATTATTG gTATTTGACTAACTCTGGCATCGAATACCTCCGCACATTCTTACACTTACCTGGAGAAATTGTCCCATCTACCTTGAAACGCCCAGCAAGGACAGAAACCACCCGTCCTAGACCAGCTGCTCTCAGATCTGAGACATCTAAACCTTCAGAAGACCGTGCAGGATACAGAAGGACTCCTGGAGGCCCTGGAGCTGACAAGAAAGCTGATGTTGGTCCAGGAACTGGAGATGTTGAGTTCAGGCAAGGATTCGGACGTGGACGGGCACCACAATAA